Genomic DNA from Nitratidesulfovibrio vulgaris str. Hildenborough:
CTTATTCATACTTACTTCCAATAAAGACATAAAAATAGCACTCTTATCTTCTTTGATAGGTGCAGGCGGATCTATAGGAGCAAGCATCGCCATAATAACACAAGAATCAAAAAAAGAAAGAATAGAAACATCACGAACAACAATTATAACCATTGTATTTCTTCAGCATCTATTCAAAGACATTGAGCAAGCAAAAAATTCAGTGTTAGGTTTTAAAGCATTGCTAAAAGAACCAGGCTTAAATTTTGAAATATTAAATGAATCAATGAAAAGGATAGATTGTGCGTTTAAATACCACGACATGTCAACGCTAACAAATATAGATTACAAAGCAATAGCAATCTATACAAAACTCATTTCAACATCTTATAGCATAAAAGACGCATACTGTATTGCCAACCCTCTCGATATCAACGGCAAACCTGCACCGAACACACAGATAAACCTAGAACAGATAATTGCGCCACATCTTATAACACAATGTCACAAGTGGGAAGAATCCCTTACAAAAATCAAACAGATGACGAAAGAGGCGCTCGACGACTTCACATCAAAAGCGACCAAGCTACACGACAAAATCACGACAGAAGCTTAACAAAACAACATCAAGGGGCCTTCCGGCCCCTTTCTCATAGGCACACCTCACTAGCCACCCGACACCGCAGGTACTCCCGTAGCGTGTCCACCCGCACCCGCAGCCCGGCCCGCACGCCAACCCGGGTGGCTGGCAGCTCGCCCATGTTCACCAGATTATAGAAGGTGCTCTTGCTCACCCCTAGCACGGCGCAGCACTGCTCCCAGTTGAGCAGACGGCTACCGGGCAGCTTGTCGATGTCCAGCGCATCCATAGGCTATCTCCTCACATGGCCCCACCAGCCGGGGCGCTTCGTGTTGTCGTTACCCTGCGAATAGGGGCGCGGTTGAGGCTCCTCTTCGGGCTTGGGGATGAAGCGAATCTGCAACATGTCCGCAAGGGCCAGCAGGTTGTAGCTCACGTCCCACGCGTGGTTCGGCCTGTTTTTGGGGCACTGCCACATGCCGTGGGTGTCGCGGTATTCGGCCACCATCTGCTTGGCCCAGTCTTCGGTCAGTTCACCGTTGTACAGCCACGCGCCGGGGTCTGTGGGCGCCACCTGCAACAGGCCGTGCAGCCGGTTCTTGAAGTGCGTTGAATGGACATGCAGACGCTGCAACCCGCCGGGAATGGCGCGGCTCGACCCCGGATAGGTGTCCACCGTCCGAAAGGTGTGCGGCGTGGCCATGCGCTGCTCTCCCTTGGCGGGAATGAACAGCGGATGCAGCCGGCACCAGTCATAGACCTCACTGGTACGGTGGCCCATGGCGTCGATAACTCCGGCCTGAACCGGGTAGACCAGCCCCTGCGCATCTTCATAGACCGTGTTGAACAGCACCTCTTCAAGGTTCGAGAAGTCGTCGGGCGAGGCCGAAGGCACAAAGCCGTTGCGGATGCTCCATGACGTGGCAGAAAGCCCCCACCCGAAGGCGCGAATCTCGTACCAGAAGCCGTTGTCCTGCGTATCCACGGCAGCCAGCAGGCACGCCACCTGCCCGCCACCGGGCACAAGACCGGCGGGCCTGTCGTCGCGCAGCCGCATGACGGCCCCTGCATCGCCCTCTTCCGTGCCGTCCACCCACGGTTCGGCGAGGTAGCCGTTCATGAAGTCCTTCAGCGTTTGCAGGTCGCCAAGCTTGCGGTCGCGGTCGGCCTGAATGAACTTGGCCGCCGTCTCGGAGAGCGACACGTCGCGCGAGATGAGCGTGGAGTACTGGAACGCCACATGGCGCGGGCGGCGTTCGAGCATCCAGCTCATGGCCTCCATGCCCGTCTCCGGGTCGCGCCATTCGCCGCGCGCCACGGCCATGTCGCGGTCGTGGTCGTTCCACAGCGCACCGCAGCCCCGGCAGCGATAACGGGCCAGCATCTGGTCGTTGACCTTGGCATAGTCGCGCTCGCCCTCGGGCCACACCACGCCCACCTCGCCGTCGTCGTGCGTGAAGCGCATCTCCTGATAGACGCCGCACTTCGGGCAGCGCACGAAGTAGTGGAAGATGACCCGCGCCTCAGCCAGGCACAGCATGATCTCACCGCGCGGCGTGGATGGCGACGAGAGCAACATGCACTTGTGCGTATGCTTGAAGGTGCGCACGCGCTTCATGGCCAGCGACACCGGCCCGGCCTCGCGCTTGCCGTCGTGCTCGTACTTGTCCACCTCATCGAGCAGGAGGTGCTTCACCGGCTTGTTGGCAAGGCGCGACACGCTGCCCGCCCAGCCGAAGTGGATGGTCATGTGCCTCAGGTTGATGCTCTTGGCCGTCTCGTCGTCGGCAAGGCCGGTGATGTACTGCTCAAGCGGTGGCGACGCCTTGAGCAGCGGGATGACTCTATCCTTGGCCATTTCGCGGGCGGTATCCTGCTGGTCGAGCACCATCAGCACCGGCCCGGGGTCGCGGTCGATGGCCCACGCCAGACAGCCTAGCTCAAGGGCCGTCTTGCCCGTCTGTGGTGGCCCGCAGATGCCGATGACGCGGATGAACGGCAGCGAGTAGGCGTCCATGATGGTGCAGGTGTACGGGAACACTTCACGACGCCAGCGCCCGGGGCGCTGCCCGCCGATGATGCGGAAGTGACGCTCGCACCACTCCGTGACGCTGATGCGCTTCGGACGCCGGAAGGCACGACGCACAGCGGCTGGCCAGCGGAAGACGAAACGCTGCGGACAGTCGTCGTCATCATGCGGACGCCGGATTCTCACCACAGGAAGGGGTTCGCGCGTGGGCGGCACCAGTTGCAGTTGCTGCTCATGCGTCATGGCCACCGTCCCCGGGGAGCACTTCAAGGGCCCCTGTTGCGCTTGCTGCGCTGGCTGCGTCTGTTGCCAAGGTCGCTCCACCCATTGCCGAGGCTGGTGCGGCGGCTGTTCCCGCTGCGCCCGTTGCCGAGGTTGGCCCGGCGGCTGTTGCCGCTACGCCATTTGCCGAGGCTGGTGCGGCAGTCGTTTCTGCTCCACCCGTTGCCGAGGCTGGCGCGACGGCCCCCGTCGCACGTTCGGAGATGCCCCCTGCCGATAATCCCGGTGAATCTCCCACACTGCGTTCCAGCACCGTCGTGTGCGCCATCGAGGGCACCGCAGAGCCGCTCAAGAAGCCGGGAGCTACTGCGCCCGTCGCACCGCCAGCACCGTCCGCCGCGCCCGCGTCCGCCTCCTCATCGATGACCTCGACCTCATAGGCGCGATCCAAGGCGAAGCCATTCAGGAACACGCGGCTACGCTCGCGAAGCATGTCTATGAGCAAGGCCTCGTGCTTCGGGTTGCCATCGACAAGGCTGATGATCTCAAGGGCCTCGGAGTGGATCCAGTTGAGCAGTTCAGATTCGAGCACGGCTACGCCAGCGGACATCATCCTCTCCATTTCGCCGCGCGAGACCAGCTCGCCGCGCTTCTTGCGGAGCTCAAGTTCTTCAAGGTCGCCGCGTATGCGTTCACGCCGCAGCCGCTGCTCTAGAAGCGTCAGACCTACATCCTTCGCCGTTGCTCCCCCCTCCCCCCCCTGTGGGACCGCCCCGGCAGACACCCGAGGAGGCCAGCCCGCAGCGGTGGCAATCTTCACAATATCGTCAGCATGATAGAGACCGTCGCGCCGGGGGCGGCAATCCCGCCGGGTGCCAACATAGTTGTAGAACGTGCGGCGAGAGATGGCCCACTTGTGCTGGGCGAAGTCGGTCCATGCAGCCCCGGTTGTCGCCCACGTCTGCCCGCCCTTCGAGGTGGCAGATCCAGCCCGCCGCGCCGTCGCGCCTGTCGTCTCCATCATGGTGTTACGCCGCTCCATCCCGGTGGCACGCACCGTGCTGATTGGCTAAGTGTGCAATGTGCAACGGTTTTGAAATTCGAGTGCGCTCGCCGCCCACGTGTTCCACGACCCCTGCGGGGGGACTGGGGGGGAAGGACCCGAACGACGCCCCGGCCCCCTTGTGCCCCAAGGGTTTTGCGACTTCGCATGACAATTCGCCGCGATACGCGAGGCCGAACGCCGAAGGGCCACGGCAGCCGAAGCGCCAGCTGTGCACCACGCCCGGCTGCACGGATGTGGTCAGCCGTCTTGCACATGTGGCCCAAGGCCGCGCCGCCATGCCAGGAGAGCATGGAGTCTGCCCGGTGGCCAACGAAGCACCAGCCGGGCTGAACAGGGACACCCCGCATGGCGACAGCACTCCGCCTTTGTGTCGGCAGCCCATCGGCCTACGCATGGGCGCACCTCCTCAGCCCGCCTTCCGCGTCATGATCCATCACGGGGATTTCCGAGCGATGGCGTTCGAAGTAGACGTCGCCGGCTTCCGACCAGAAGAGGTCATGGAACTCCATGACACGGTTCCAGTTGTCCCGCGCCCATCCCTGGGAGAAGCCGAAGCCGCATCCGCCGCTCCAGAGGCGATAGACATGGAGCGGATACCGCCGCAGCATGTCGGCCATCCTTTCCGCTCCAGCCTCCGGCGCATCGCACCGGGGAGCGATGCCGAGCTTCGCGCTGTACCCCGAGGGGGTGTACTCCACCACGGCCTTCCCCCTCGCTTCTACAGGTGCGACCGATGCGCTGGCCCCGGCCGCCGTGGATGGAGCAGACGCTTGCGTCATGCCCCCGCCCTGCGGACGTGGCGTTGCGACCTCCGCCACGGTGCCGCCCGGGGACACAGCGGATACGCCGCGTTCCTTCGGCCCGTCTGGCTGGCCGTACTTAGCGAATAGCCTTTCGATCTGTGCCCGATCTTGCATGGTCTCCACTCCGGTCCGTGGTGGTCCGTATTTGGTCCGCATTCAACCTGTTGTTTTTCTTATCTGGTCCGTAGGTCCGCTGGTCTGGAGGGTAAAAAACTAGACAATACGCACGCGCGCACCCGTACACGCATGCGTGCGCCCGTGCGCGCATTATGTTCCGCGGACCACGGACCAAGCCGCATTTTACACCGCATCCCATCGGTATCTATCCGTTTTCGTGGTCCGTGAATCTACGGACCAGCACGGACCACCTCTGCGTCGACCGGCTGCAATCGCTTGGATTGTCAGGGTGTCGCTTCTTTGAGGCTGGTCCGTGTTTCGCTCACCCGCACCCTGTGCTCGGGCCGGAACGGTGGCGCCGCAGCACAGGAGGGGTACGGGGAGAGCGCACAAAAGAAGAAGAGCCATGCGGCCTACTCGATCACGACAGGGTTGAGGGTGATGTTCTCGACGAGATACGGACGCGCCCCATTGGCCGCCCGGGGGCGCGTGACACGCACGGCGGCGTCTTCACGCACCTTGCGTGCCGCCGTCTCAAGCTCGCGCATGAAGTTCTCACGGTTGAGCTGCTTGAAGCCGTTCTCGCTGGCGTACCGCTTGAAGTCCGCATAGAGGTCCTTGATGTCGGTGCGGGTGTTGTCGGTGATGGTGCAGCGGTCTTGCACGAAACCGAGCACGGGGTTGTTGAACCTGCGGTAGTCCATGAGGATGTCGCGGGTCTCGTCGCACATGGTGAACCGGCCTTGCGCCAGCAACCGGTGCAGCCCCACGAGTGCCCACTCGAAGATGCCGTCGAGTTCGGCCATGAGCTTGCCTTCAAGGTCGGGGTCCATGGCCGGGTCGTTCTCGAGGAACTGCCGTTTGAACTGGATGGGCAGGATGCGCCGGAAGTAGCCGTCGCTGTTGTCCATGACGCGGGGCAGCTTGTTGGCGGCGTAGACGAGCTTGACGCACGGGGTGAACTCGAACGAGTCCTTGTGCTTGAACGACGCCTGTATGGGGTCACCCGTGACGATGGCCTTGAAATACTCGCTCTCAAGGGCCGCCGTGGTGACTTCCGTACCCACGTTCAGCAGCTTGCCGAAGAGCGCACTGCGCTGGAACTGGTCTTCGAGGCCCGTCATGCTCACAGCCGAGCAGTTGGCCTCGCCCACCATGGCCCGCAGCACCTTGATGACCTTCGACTTGCCGTCCGACCCCGGCCCCAGAAGCAACAGGCACTTGTCGAACTTCGTCTGCCGGGTGAGGCAGTAGCCCATGAACTCCTGCAACTGGGCGATGGGGCCTTCCGTCTGGATGGTCTCTGCAAGGAACGTCAGCCAGCGTTCCGGCTTGGGCGTCGTCTCGCTGTCGTACCTGACAGGCAGCATGATGGTGGCGAGGTAGTCCCGGTCGTGCGGGGCTAGCTCAAGCGTGGTCACGTTGAGCATCCCGTTCTCGATGCAGAGCCAGTCGTCACGGTCGTTCAGCGACCTGCCGTGCGGGATGGCCGACATGGTCATGGCCAGCGACGAACACGACGCAACCCGGGCTGCCGTCGCCTCCTCTCCGAGCGCGTTGATGGCGCGCCGCTTGAGCTGCTCGTCGCTGTAGATCTCGAAGTGCTTTCCGTTCCAGACGAAAAGCTGCCCGCTCTTGTCGTGGTACATCATGGGATTCTCCTGACAGAGGTAGTCCGCGAGAATGCGCTCGCGGAAGGTGAATCGCCCGTTGGCGCTCATGCCGAAGAAGCGCATGTAGGGCGCGTTGGGGTCGGCACCTGCAGGGGGTGCATCGTCTCCGGCATCCGGAGATGCGCCGGCCTTTCCCGCAGGGACATACGGCTGCGCATCGTCGAGCAGCAGCATGAAGTCCGACAGGGTCTTGCGATGCCGGACGAAGAAGTCCGTCAGGTCCTGCCCGTGGTCTTCGGGCCATGAGCCGTCCTCGCGCAGCCCCATGAACGCGGGCCAGCGGATGATGCGCACGGCGCAGCCCTTGCGGACGAGGTTCTTCGCCGCGGCCTCGGCATACTTCTGCCCTGCCTGGTCGGCGTCATAGGCGATGACCACATCGCGCCCGGCAAGGGCTTCGGCATGGTCTTCGGGCCATTCGTTGGGCTTGCCCGTCTGGGTGATGGCGTTGCGGACGCCATGCGAGAAGGCGCACAGGCAGTCGCCCTCGCCTTCGCACAGCAGCACCCCGCCCGGGCGGAGCATCGAGGCCGGAGGAAAGAGCATGGAAGCCCCATGCCCACGGCCCCAGCTGTAGATCTTGGGCTGGTCGCCCGGTGGCTTGCCAAGGGCGTGGTAGCACCGCAGGTTTCGCAACACCCCTTGTGCATCGCGCACGGGGATGACCACCCTGTCGATGGTCTTGAGCGGAAAGACGGCGTACAGGTCGGACTTCTTGCGGAAATGGCTGAGAAGCCGCACCCCGTAGGTGGTCATGACCTCTGGCGTCCACCCGCGCTGCGTGTAGAGACGGGCCGCCCAGTCTGGCGTGACGGGGGTCATGGCCTCGTAGACGGCCTCTGGTATCTCAAGGTTCTGGCGCGGGCTGCGCTTGGCTGCCCCCTTCTGCGAGGCGGCTTCGTGCTTGCGGGTCTCGCCCGGAGTGCGCCGCGCAGGTTGCCCCACTCCGGCGTCGGCGGCGAACTCGCGCCGGAAGGCCTTGAACCCCTCGCCACTTCGCAAGGGCAAGCCGCGGACATGGCAATAGAGGTCGACGAGGTCGCCGTCTTCCACGCACTGGCGGAAGCAGTGGAACACGTCTTCATCGACGTTGTACGAGAACGACTGGTTCTGGTCGTCATGCAGCGGGCATAGACCGTTGAGCCAGTTGTCCTCTTCGTCGGTCACCGTGAACAGCTTGCGGGCGATGGCATCGCGCTGGTCACGGCTTAGGTTGCGCCCTGCCCAGCCCATTTACGCCACGCCACAGAGACCGGACAGGGTTGCGGCGGCTGTGGCCTTGCCGCAGCCTATGCCGCCGAAGATGCCGATGGTCATGGTTTCGCTCCTGAAGCCGCCTGCTCTTCATCGATCTGGCGCGCGAGGCAGTCTTCCGCTTCTTTGATGGCCTTCTGCAGAAGTGGCCGGGTCTGCTCTACGGGGCAGCCCGCCTGTTGTGCCTTGAAGAACTCGGCCAATGCGATGGTGGCTTGCGTCTGCTCATGGTCGAGACTGCGCCCATCAGGGGATGCCGTGACGAGTTCGAGGCGGTACCCGAGTCCGGCGGCCAGATAGGAGACCGGTTCTACCGTGCGAAGTGCCTTACAAAAGGCAAGGAGATCGTCAGCCGAGAACTTGGCGTTGGAAATTTCGGGGTTCAGCTGGTTCATCAGCGTCGAATACGGCACCCCCACCTCGACGCTGATCTGCTTCGCAGGAAGATCAGATTCCTCAAGAATCCTCTTGAGCATTCCCGACAGAAAGCGGTCACGCATGAAAGTCTCCCATGGCGTTTGAGAAAAAACATTGCGAAGTTCTGCTTTAAGAAGAGCTGGACGCCTGCCATGGTTAAGCATGACAGGCGTCGCCCTGCGGCAGCTCGATATGCTCAAGAAGCAGTCTGGCCAGACGACGCTGCGTTTGTGTCATCCGCCCGGAACTCTGGAGCCGATAGAGTTGCCGACGTGAGACCCCAAGCTCTTCAGCGGCCCGTAAGCCGCCTAGCTTCGAGACAAGTTGTTCGAGAAGTTGGGCGTCATTCATGGGGGAATAATATGACAACTTGTCACGTCAATCAACGACAATCATATCCACTGCCGAAAGAGGTGCCTCTGCGTTATATGGTTGTGATGCCGAAACCATCACTCGAAGAAGCCATCGTTGCCGTGTTCAACAACCTCGTAGAGACCTACGAGCCCACCCCCCGTAAGTTCGCCATGCGCGCCGTAACGTGGGTCATTCCCGGTGCGCGGCCAAAGACGTGGGAGCGGTGGAGTTCGCGCGAGACGAGGGCTGTGCCCATCCGTGAGGTCGAAATCCTTGCAGCAGCGTTCAACCTCTCGTTCGAGCAGATCATCCATCGCGCCCGGCACTATCAGGAGACCGGGGCGTTTCTTCCGCTAACGCCCGCCTAGCCACCTCGCTGCCGTCTATCATCTCCGCTATCGCCTCAAGCCTTCCGGCCAGGAGCTGCAAGACATAGTCGCGCGGCTCGCCGCAACCGCCTTCGCTGGCCATCCAGCGAAGCGTTCCTGCTATTTCATCCAGCTCTGAAAGCAGACCCATCACATCCTCCAGTGTGAGACACCTCATCGGCGAATATCCACGTCGAGCAACGGGTGTGCCTCGTGGATTTTTTGTCGCCCGTTTCGAGACAAATTGTCATTTTTTTTGTTGACTGGCGAGACAATTTGTCACAGCATGGGCCATCGAAACCGAGCAACCCAGAGCAGCGCCATACGGCAGAGGTCTGGGAGAACGCGGTGACGATACCCCCTGCGAGTACCGAGCACGGCAAGCCGCAAGCCCTAGGGAGCGGGAAGGCACGCGACGGCAGGGAATGGGGGCTCAAACGGGAACGCCAAACGACGGAGGCAGCCATGGGCATCAGCAAGAGGACGCCACGAGAGGCGATAGGCAACGTTCTGGTTCTTCGGCTCGTCATCATCGCGCAGTTGGCGGCGCACGAGGTGGACCATGCCTGACATGAACTACCGCTACGACGCCGACCTGCACAAACTGGTGACGCTGGTCCGCATGGGGGCACACACCCTGCGCCTTGCCGCCGACACCCTGCCCGCCCTGCGTACCTTGTGGTTGCAGCACATCCGGCACGGCTTCGTCCCTGCGTAGGTGGCCATGCTCAGTAGATTCAACCGATGGATGGACGACCGGGGCTATGCGTGGCTGTTCCTCGCATGCTGCATCGCCGCCGCTCTTCTCTGGGGCATGCCATGACCGTCTACTGCAAGGACAAACGTACAGCCCTGAACGACCGCCACTGCCTGTTGCGCCACATCCATTCCGTCAGGACGGAGCAGCGCCTCCAATGCGCCGAATGCCGCATAGGGCGCACCTTGGCGGAGAACGGGCTACCCCGGCCCGTGCACCACAAGGCCAGCAAGCCCCGCGTAAAGATGGTCACCCCGCTACGCCCGGACTCTGGCGTCGAACTTGCCGCCGTACTGCTGCGGGCCATGCTTGAGGCAAGCGCCGGCCGCGTGTCGCTGTCCCGCCTTTTCAAGGCCTACAACGATGCCGCCAACGCGCTGGGCCTTCCCGCCACATCACCCGGCGGGCTTGCGAAACGGCTCCGTAGCCGGGGGTGCTCGACCGTCATCACCGATGCCGGGCAGGTCATCACCGCCAGCAAGGGCACGCGCCGCTTCGTCTCTTCA
This window encodes:
- a CDS encoding phage regulatory CII family protein, producing MRDRFLSGMLKRILEESDLPAKQISVEVGVPYSTLMNQLNPEISNAKFSADDLLAFCKALRTVEPVSYLAAGLGYRLELVTASPDGRSLDHEQTQATIALAEFFKAQQAGCPVEQTRPLLQKAIKEAEDCLARQIDEEQAASGAKP
- a CDS encoding phage/plasmid primase, P4 family translates to MGWAGRNLSRDQRDAIARKLFTVTDEEDNWLNGLCPLHDDQNQSFSYNVDEDVFHCFRQCVEDGDLVDLYCHVRGLPLRSGEGFKAFRREFAADAGVGQPARRTPGETRKHEAASQKGAAKRSPRQNLEIPEAVYEAMTPVTPDWAARLYTQRGWTPEVMTTYGVRLLSHFRKKSDLYAVFPLKTIDRVVIPVRDAQGVLRNLRCYHALGKPPGDQPKIYSWGRGHGASMLFPPASMLRPGGVLLCEGEGDCLCAFSHGVRNAITQTGKPNEWPEDHAEALAGRDVVIAYDADQAGQKYAEAAAKNLVRKGCAVRIIRWPAFMGLREDGSWPEDHGQDLTDFFVRHRKTLSDFMLLLDDAQPYVPAGKAGASPDAGDDAPPAGADPNAPYMRFFGMSANGRFTFRERILADYLCQENPMMYHDKSGQLFVWNGKHFEIYSDEQLKRRAINALGEEATAARVASCSSLAMTMSAIPHGRSLNDRDDWLCIENGMLNVTTLELAPHDRDYLATIMLPVRYDSETTPKPERWLTFLAETIQTEGPIAQLQEFMGYCLTRQTKFDKCLLLLGPGSDGKSKVIKVLRAMVGEANCSAVSMTGLEDQFQRSALFGKLLNVGTEVTTAALESEYFKAIVTGDPIQASFKHKDSFEFTPCVKLVYAANKLPRVMDNSDGYFRRILPIQFKRQFLENDPAMDPDLEGKLMAELDGIFEWALVGLHRLLAQGRFTMCDETRDILMDYRRFNNPVLGFVQDRCTITDNTRTDIKDLYADFKRYASENGFKQLNRENFMRELETAARKVREDAAVRVTRPRAANGARPYLVENITLNPVVIE
- a CDS encoding terminase gpA endonuclease subunit — encoded protein: MTHEQQLQLVPPTREPLPVVRIRRPHDDDDCPQRFVFRWPAAVRRAFRRPKRISVTEWCERHFRIIGGQRPGRWRREVFPYTCTIMDAYSLPFIRVIGICGPPQTGKTALELGCLAWAIDRDPGPVLMVLDQQDTAREMAKDRVIPLLKASPPLEQYITGLADDETAKSINLRHMTIHFGWAGSVSRLANKPVKHLLLDEVDKYEHDGKREAGPVSLAMKRVRTFKHTHKCMLLSSPSTPRGEIMLCLAEARVIFHYFVRCPKCGVYQEMRFTHDDGEVGVVWPEGERDYAKVNDQMLARYRCRGCGALWNDHDRDMAVARGEWRDPETGMEAMSWMLERRPRHVAFQYSTLISRDVSLSETAAKFIQADRDRKLGDLQTLKDFMNGYLAEPWVDGTEEGDAGAVMRLRDDRPAGLVPGGGQVACLLAAVDTQDNGFWYEIRAFGWGLSATSWSIRNGFVPSASPDDFSNLEEVLFNTVYEDAQGLVYPVQAGVIDAMGHRTSEVYDWCRLHPLFIPAKGEQRMATPHTFRTVDTYPGSSRAIPGGLQRLHVHSTHFKNRLHGLLQVAPTDPGAWLYNGELTEDWAKQMVAEYRDTHGMWQCPKNRPNHAWDVSYNLLALADMLQIRFIPKPEEEPQPRPYSQGNDNTKRPGWWGHVRR
- a CDS encoding helix-turn-helix transcriptional regulator produces the protein MDALDIDKLPGSRLLNWEQCCAVLGVSKSTFYNLVNMGELPATRVGVRAGLRVRVDTLREYLRCRVASEVCL